One Niabella beijingensis DNA window includes the following coding sequences:
- a CDS encoding acyl-CoA thioesterase has protein sequence MEDKMTPENEMRFHTRKWVKPEDLNPNQSLFGGRLLQWIDEEAALYAIIQLENTHVVTKFISEINFIASPKQGDIIEIGIVATKFGNTSLTLRCEVRNKMTQEPILTIDRMVFVNLDKNGTPTPHGKTAITFVAERLLK, from the coding sequence ATGGAAGATAAGATGACACCTGAAAATGAAATGCGGTTCCATACCCGCAAATGGGTAAAACCGGAAGATCTGAACCCGAACCAGTCTTTATTCGGAGGCCGGTTGTTACAGTGGATCGACGAAGAAGCGGCCTTATATGCCATCATACAGCTGGAAAATACCCATGTGGTCACCAAGTTCATATCGGAGATCAATTTTATCGCTTCCCCAAAACAGGGGGATATCATAGAGATCGGGATCGTCGCCACCAAGTTCGGGAATACATCGCTGACACTGCGTTGTGAGGTAAGAAATAAAATGACACAGGAGCCGATACTTACGATTGACCGGATGGTTTTTGTAAACCTTGATAAAAACGGTACCCCTACACCGCACGGCAAGACGGCGATCACTTTTGTAGCAGAACGCCTGCTGAAATAA